The genomic interval ATAAGATAAGTTTTGTTAGAAAGTCAACAGATGCAATAGAAGAAGCCAGTAACCATTCCCCTGTAAGAAAATAAGAAACTAGAAGGGTATCAATAGTTCCTATAAGCCGCCAGCTTAAAGCCTTAAAAATACTACGTAAAGGTCTTTCCGAAATACTATGTTGCGAATAAGACTTCTCGTGTTCTTTTGCTCTTAATCGAAATAATTGATCTAAAACCATTGCTTTTAATAATTAAATCTATTAACCTATAGGATTAGTAGATTATAATGCAAAAAACGGAAATTTATAATAGACTACCAAGATTTATGTTTGCTTTTAACGTCCATTTTTATAAACAGTATTCTAACAGAGATATATTCACTAAATCAGTTGAGGTAATTTACCAACTTAGTTAATCAGTTGTGCCCATAAAA from Dokdonia sp. Hel_I_53 carries:
- a CDS encoding DUF2061 domain-containing protein — encoded protein: MVLDQLFRLRAKEHEKSYSQHSISERPLRSIFKALSWRLIGTIDTLLVSYFLTGEWLLASSIASVDFLTKLILYFAHERVWNRINWGK